From the genome of Periplaneta americana isolate PAMFEO1 unplaced genomic scaffold, P.americana_PAMFEO1_priV1 scaffold_23, whole genome shotgun sequence, one region includes:
- the LOC138693847 gene encoding uncharacterized protein isoform X2, with translation MDVIKMEPDVDPLAVEEANTSLGEGNVTPRHSQTTVVNMDSSYILKREVKIEETSVGVTLPALNRESEDETFGVVKVKDEIKLEEIAEDCEVLSESIFTSDGTESSQVQSDICISTENAASENSTDHQIYVELPREKESPSDKHHDSFICN, from the exons ATGGACGTGATCAAAATGGAACCTGACGTTGACCCATTGGCTGTAGAAGAGGCAAATACTTCACTAGGT GAAGGAAATGTGACCCCGCGTCATTCCCAGACTACTGTGGTCAACATGGACTCCAGCTACATTCTCAAACGGGAAGTTAAAATAGAGGAAACTTCGGTGGGAGTTACGCTTCCTGCATTGAATCGTGAATCTGAG gATGAGACATTTGGCGTTGTTAAAGTGAAAGACGAGATTAAGCTGGAAGAGATCGCGGAGGACTGCGAAGTTTTATCAGAAAG CATTTTCACTAGTGATGGGACAGAATCGTCGCAGGTGCAGTCAGATATTTGTATTTCAACAGAAAACGCAGCCTCTGAAAATTCAACAGATCACCAGATTTACGTCGAGTTGCCGAGAGAAAAGGAGTCCCCGAGTGACAAACACCATGATTCATTTATATGCAATTGA